A segment of the Vibrio aquimaris genome:
ATGGTATTTTTAGTCATTGTTCCTTTTTGGACCAATTCCTTAATTCGTACTTATGGGTTGAAGATCGTCATTGGTACACAAGGAATTGTGAACAAGTCTTTACTGGCTCTCGACATTATCGATAAACCGCTACGTATTATGTATACGGAAGCAGCCGTCATGATTGGACTTATCTATATCCTGCTTCCCTTTATGATTCTGCCTCTCTATTCCACCATTGAAAAATTAGACAGGACATTCATAGAAGCAGCAAGAGATCTTGGTGCCAATAAATTTCATACTTTTACCAAAGTCATTCTACCTCTTACCATGCCGGGTATTATTGGTGGATGTCTACTAGTTCTTCTTCCAGCATTAGGAATGTTTTATATTTCTGACTTACTCGGAGGCGCAAAAAACCTCTTAATAGGTAATGTCATAAAAAGCCAAGTACTTAACGCAAGAGACTGGCCGTTTGGTGCAGCAACAAGTATTTCACTTACTTTAGTGATGGCGATAATGCTTTATGCCTACTATCGGGCCGGTAAACTATTGAATAAAAGAGTGGAGTTAGACTAATGGAAAAAAGTATTAAATTTGGCTTCCTCAGCTTAGTCTACGCCTTTCTCTACCTACCGATCATTGTTTTGATAATAAACTCATTTAATGCGAGTAAATTCGGTATCAAATGGGGAGGTTTTACAACTAAGTGGTATCATGCACTGGTAAACAACGACAGCCTAGTACAAGCCGCTTGGCATTCACTTAATGTTGCGGTTTTTTCAGCAACCGCAGCCACCATTATTGGTAGCCTAACTGCAGTGGCACTATTTCGTTATTCGTTCAAAGGAAAACCTTTGGTTAATGGATTGCTATTCGTGGTTATGATGTCACCCGACATTGTGATGGCTATATCCTTATTAGCGCTATTTTTACTTTTAGGCGCTCAATTAGGCTTCCTAACTTTATTAATTTCACATATCACTTTCTGTTTACCCTTTGTCGTGATCACTGTTTACAGTCGATTAAATGGGTTTGATGTTAAAATGCTCGAGGCTGCAAAAGACCTCGGGGCAAATGAATGGATTATTCTCAAGCAAATCTTGCTGCCCCTCGCCAAACCAGCTGTCGCTGGGGGATGGCTGCTCAGTTTCACCCTTTCGTTAGACGATGTTATCGTCAGCTCATTCGTAACAGGTCCAACATATGAAATTTTACCATTGAAGATATACTCCATGGTAAAAGTCGGGATCTCGCCAGAAGTCAATGCTTTAGCAACAATTATGTTGATAATATCTCTAACCTTAGTTGCTATTTCTCAATGCTTGGCAAGACAAAAATAGTCAAGCTACCAAGTAGTTATAGCTGCTTGGTGTTTATAAGAATATATAACATCAAATCCAATAAATGGCATAGATTGTAATATATGGATAAAAACTAAACGCAAGCTTTCATATTTATACTGATACATAGAAAATCACTGTCATTTCTCATAATTTAGATTCATATTGTGCCTATTCAGTGATTTGATTGATATAATCCCTAGCCGAGATGATTGTACAATCATCTCATAATTAAGGCTTAATTTTTATAAACGCCTCATTGGCAAATTACTCAAAGGCAAAACTTATAACAATGAAAAATAAATTTTTCTCTAGCGCTTTATGCGCCGCGTCTTTAATCGCATCTCCAGCAATGGCTGCAGATCAAGAGCTATACTTTTACAATTGGTCTGAGTACATTCCTAGCGAAGTATTAACGGACTTTACCAAAGAAACAGGCATCAAAGTCATCTACTCAACTTATGAGTCAAATGAAAGCATGTATGCCAAACTCAAGACCCAAGGCTCTGGCTATGATCTGGTCGTTCCTTCTACTTATTTTGTTTCCAAAATGCGTAAAGAAGGCATGTTGCAGAAAATCGATCATAAGAAGCTTTCCAACTATGTTGGTCTTGATAGCAACTTTTTAAATAAGCCTTTCGACCCAGACAACAGTTACTCTATCCCTTATATTTGGGGCGCGACAGGTATTGCCATCAATTCAGACATGCTCGACAAATCTTCTATCACGAAATGGGATGATTTGTGGGACAGCAAATGGGAAGGCCAACTGATGCTCATGGATGACTCTAGAGAAGTATTCCATATGGCATTAGCTAAACTAGGCTACTCACCAAACTCAACCAACCCTGATGAAATTAAAGCAGCTTATCAGGAGTTGAAAAAGCTCATGCCAAACGTACTGGTATTTAACTCTGACTTTCCTGCAAACCCATACCTAGCAGGAGAAGTGTCTCTTGGTATGCTTTGGAATGGTTCTGCATATATGGCACGCCAAGAAGGCGCACCTATTGATATTATTTGGCCAGAAAATGGGCCTGTTTTATGGATGGATAGCCTATCTATCCCATCAGGCGCTAAAAATATTGAAGCTGCGCATAAGATGATAAACTTCCTTATTCGCCCAGAAAATGCAGCAAAAATTGCGCTAGAGATTGGTTACCCAACACCAGTGGCTGCTGCGAATAAATTATTGCCGAAGAAATTTGCTAATGATCCGAATATTTATCCACCAAAAGCCGCTATGGAAAGTGGTACTTGGACAGATGATGTCGGCGAAGCAAGTGTAATTTATGACGAGTACTTCCAAAAACTAAAAGTAAGCAACTAATAGTCCGGTTTGATGACTCAATTAAAAAAGCGGCTACTGCCGCTTTTTTACTCACTGCTC
Coding sequences within it:
- the potB gene encoding spermidine/putrescine ABC transporter permease PotB encodes the protein MISKKLNLQSAIIFLVVGWLTLFVMVPNIMIIGTSLLTRDESNLIDLTITFSNYTRLLDPLYAKVIWHSFYMASVATLLCLVIGYPFAYIMASMPVKIRPIMVFLVIVPFWTNSLIRTYGLKIVIGTQGIVNKSLLALDIIDKPLRIMYTEAAVMIGLIYILLPFMILPLYSTIEKLDRTFIEAARDLGANKFHTFTKVILPLTMPGIIGGCLLVLLPALGMFYISDLLGGAKNLLIGNVIKSQVLNARDWPFGAATSISLTLVMAIMLYAYYRAGKLLNKRVELD
- the potC gene encoding spermidine/putrescine ABC transporter permease PotC, which gives rise to MEKSIKFGFLSLVYAFLYLPIIVLIINSFNASKFGIKWGGFTTKWYHALVNNDSLVQAAWHSLNVAVFSATAATIIGSLTAVALFRYSFKGKPLVNGLLFVVMMSPDIVMAISLLALFLLLGAQLGFLTLLISHITFCLPFVVITVYSRLNGFDVKMLEAAKDLGANEWIILKQILLPLAKPAVAGGWLLSFTLSLDDVIVSSFVTGPTYEILPLKIYSMVKVGISPEVNALATIMLIISLTLVAISQCLARQK
- a CDS encoding extracellular solute-binding protein codes for the protein MKNKFFSSALCAASLIASPAMAADQELYFYNWSEYIPSEVLTDFTKETGIKVIYSTYESNESMYAKLKTQGSGYDLVVPSTYFVSKMRKEGMLQKIDHKKLSNYVGLDSNFLNKPFDPDNSYSIPYIWGATGIAINSDMLDKSSITKWDDLWDSKWEGQLMLMDDSREVFHMALAKLGYSPNSTNPDEIKAAYQELKKLMPNVLVFNSDFPANPYLAGEVSLGMLWNGSAYMARQEGAPIDIIWPENGPVLWMDSLSIPSGAKNIEAAHKMINFLIRPENAAKIALEIGYPTPVAAANKLLPKKFANDPNIYPPKAAMESGTWTDDVGEASVIYDEYFQKLKVSN